CGTCGTCGACGACCAGCACGCGTGCCCCGGCGGGGACCGACTCCCACGCGCGGCACGCCAGCGCGGGGCCTTCGGCCCGGTGCCGGGCGTCTCGCCCGGTCTGCGCCGGGCCCCGGCGCCGCACCAGCAGCGGCATCGCGCTGGCACCGCGCTGTCGTGCCACCGCGCGGGCGAGCAGCTCGGCCTGATCGAACCCGCGGGCTCGCCGGCGTTCGGTCGTCGTGGGAACCCAGCAGATCACCGCCGGGGGTGGGTCAGCGTCGATCAACCCCGCCATGCCCCGTGCCAGCCAGTCGAGCGCACCCCTGGCGTTGTGATACTTCAACCGGGCCACCAGCTCGCGCCCCGCACCCTGGTAGCGCAACAGCGCCGCCGCCCGGGCGACGCCACACGGAGGCGTCAGCGCGCCACACGGCACCAGGCGAGCGAGGCACGACCGGCAGGGCGCCGCGCCTCGGCGGCCACAGATCGGGCACACGCTTCCCAGCAGCACACCCGCAGGCTAGGGACGGGGTGCGACAGCGCTGCTCAGTCCCCGTTCATGGGAATGCGGGGGCGGGTCGAGTTCGCCGGGTCGGCCTCGTGCCGGCGCAGCCGCTGGACCGCGTCGGACAACTGGCGGCTGACTTCCGCGAGTTGCTCACGGGAGCGTCGATCCGAGGTGAGGACCTCCTCGTGCAGCGCCGTGAAGGACTCCTTCGCCGAGTGCAAGCCACGCGACAGGTCGCGAAGCTCGGCTCGAAAGTCGTCCAGGTACGCCGAACCGGGCAGGTCGGCGAGGAGCGCGCCGACGCGGCTCTCGAGCTGCCGCAGCCCGATCTCGACCTCTGGCACCACTCGACCAGCCACCGCACGCGACACCGCCTCGGCGGAAGGCGCGTTGGCCGACTCCGACCCGTCGCCCCCGCCCCACGCCCCGCCGACCGCGTCGTGGACCACTTCGGAGAGCTCCTGGGTGTCGAGCTGGAGCGACACGTTGCCGAGCGCGGACGACACCGAGCGCTCGATCGCGGCCTCCACGGTCTGCTCCACCACCGACGCGAGCGCGGCTTGCACCGCCTGCTGCACGGCGGGCTGCACGGCGCCTTGCACCGCCTGGTGCACGGCAGGGTGCAGGGCGCTCTGCACGGCCTGATGCACGGCAGCCTGCACCGCTCGCTCCACCGCTGGGTCGACCGCGCCGTGCATCGACGCGGTGACGGCCTCGGCAAGTGCCGGGCCGACGGCCGCCTGAACGGCGGGGCCAACTGCTGCGTCGACCGCGGTGCGCACGGCCGGACCGACCGCTGCCGCAACGGCGGGGCCGATCGCTGTGGCGATCGACTCGCCTTCGTCTGGATGCGGGTGCGCGCTCCCGACGGCCCCGAACGTGGTGACCCCCAGCGGGTCGACCGGCGCGTCGAAGAGCGAAGGGGCGGCTGCGTCGCGCAGGTCGCTCGGTGCGCCGATCTCGGCGTCGGGGTCGTCTTGGTGTCCGTTGCTCGCCGACGAGGTGGGGCTGGCATCCGTCGAGTGGGTCGCCGCGTCCATCGACGAGAGCGACGCGGTGTCGAGGGATCCCGCCCAGCGATGAAGCCGCTGGGCCCACGAGTCGTCGGCGTCCGCGCCGACCGGCTCGTGCGGGACCTGAAACACGAGCTCCTCGTGCGGCGCGGCACGCAACAGCACTCGAACGGTGCCGTCGGGCTCGAGCGACCGCACCTCCACGTCCTGTTCTCCGCCGACCGCCGCCAGGGCGCGGCGGATGGCGACCGATGCGCTGCGGTACGAGAGGGCTGGCGGGCTCGGCGCAGGGCCCGGGGGGCCGTCGACGTCGCGGATGACCACCAGGTAGGTGGGTGGCTGGCTCGGGTGGTCGGCGAGGTACGTGTTGAGGAGCAGATCCTCGTCCCGCTCGGCGAGCTCCCCCATGAGCCGTGCCATCAAGCGACCGGACTGCTCACGGGATTCCTCCGTGATCGACGTCACGGCCTTCCGCAGCAGACCGTCGATCTCGCCAGAGGTCAACGAGCGGGTTGACACCATTGGACCACCACCTCCCTCGGTTACCCGCGGAACCACCCTATGCGCCCTGCGCAACATGGTCGGCGCGCAAACAGGTACGGACCCCGCTCACCATCGTCCGCGGTGATCAGGCGGGGTGGGCCCGCCATCGCGACTGCTCACGGCAGAGGCGGCCTTGAGCGCTCGGCGCCCGAGGCGGGATCGGCGCTCGGGGCCTCGAGCGCCGCGACCGTGTCACGGACGGCGGCCTCGATCCCGCCCGGGTGCACGTACGCCTCGTGGTCGAGGAGCACCAGCAGCCCGGAGCCGCCGAGCCGCTCCACCTGGGCCCGCGCCGCGACCGGGTCGAGGCCGCCATCGAGCACGGCGACGGCTGCCGGCAAGTCCTTCGGCCCATCGTTCGACACGTCTGGAGGGTCGGGCGGGCGTCGGTCCGGCCCGGCACCGGCCTGCGCCGAACTGCGACGGTGCACCGGGCGCCGGCAGGCGGCGACCTGGGCCACGACGTCGTCGGCGCCACCCCAGCGCGACCCGTCGATGGCGCCACAGGAGATCACGTCGGCGCCAGCCAGCCGCAGCAGTCTGGCGAGTGTGTCGGGCGCGAGACCGAAGCGCTCGGACCGCAACCACGGCGCGAACCCGGTCCGGGGAGCGAAGACCGGTACGCCGAGGTCCGCTTCACGCAGCAGCCGGACAGTGTCGAGGCCTTGCACACCCGCGTGCACGATCAGGCCGCCGGCGCCCATGTCGACCGCGACGCTTGCCCGGTGCATCACGGTGCCGGCATGGCCGGTGACGTTCGCGAAGTACGTGACATCGTCAGGGGTGGCGGCGCCCACGGCAGCCACCCGATCCTCGATCGGGCACCACGGCGGGTCCGCCAAGGCCACGGGATCGACGATCACGTCGACCCCGCCACGGACGAGATCCGCGGCCACCGATCCCAGCTCGCGCGGCGACGATCCCGATGCCGGCTCGAGCACTGCGCCGACCATCACCCGGTCGGGTGCATCGAACGCCGGACCCGGCAACAAGCCGTCGGGCAGGTCGAGATCGACCAGGCGGCACTCGCGCACGTCGGCCCGGTCCATGATCTCGCCGGCCACGACGGTCGCGAGGAGCAACGTGAGATCGTCGCCCCAGAACTCCACGGGGAACTCGAACGTCACCCGGCCGCGGGTGCCCGCCCCCGGCTCGACGTCGGCCACCTGCGCCCGCGCCGACGCCGACCCCCACGGAACCCCGACTGACGCCGATTCGGCCAGCGAAGCGGCCGACTCGACCGGATCGAGCAGGTACGTGGCCCGGATCACGGCTGGTCCACTACCCGGCGCCGAAGAGCTCCATCGCGGACGCCGGCGGCCGACCGGACACGATGCGCTCGACACGATCGGCGATGCCCTGGTTCATGTCCGGGTGGGTCAGCACGTAGAAGCGGCCCGTGCGCACCGCGTCGACGGCGGCCGACGCCACGAGGTCGGGTGAGATGCCGTTGGCGATGAAGCCCGCGATGGCGTCGCGCGTCGCATTTTCGACCTCGGCGTCGGGATCGCCCGGCGCGGCAGGCCCGCCGGGGCGGTTCCGCGACGACTCGTCGATGCGGGTCTTGACCCATCCCGGGCACACCACGGACGCGCCGACGCCCGGCGCGACCATGGCCAGCTCAGCCGACAGCGTCTCGGTGAGCGTGACCACCCCGTGCTTGGAGACGTTGTAGGGCCCCATGAACGGCGGCGAGGTGAGGCCGGCGACCGACGCGGTGTTGACCACGTGACCTTCACCTTGTTCGACCAGCAGCGGGACGAACGCCTTGACGCCGTGGATCACACCCCACAAGTCGACGCCGACCACCCAGTGCCAGTCGTCGAGCTCGATCTCCCAGAGCTGGCCACCGCCGCCCACGCCGGCGTTGTTGCAGATGACATGCACCGCCCCGAACGCATCGAGCGCGGCGTCCCGCAACGCCACGACGTCGTCCCACTTGGCGACATCAGTGACCACACCCACTGCTTCGGTGCCGCCGCCGCGGTGGCTGGCGACCACCTCGTGCAGCGGACCCGGCTCGATGTCACCCAGCACCAGCCGGGCGCCTTCGCGGGCGAACGCGGCCGCCATCGACCGCCCGATCCCCGATGCGGCGCCGGTGATGACCACCGTCTTGCCGTTGAGCTCCTCCACGTCGTCCCCCGATCGTTCGTCGCAGCCGCACCGTACCCGCCCCGCGGCGGGTGCGGTGCGGCCGCGATGTTCGGGGAACGGGTGGTCAGACGGGCTCCGCCTGCCGGCTGGTCTCGCCGCCTTCGACCTCGACGGGCACCATCTCCACGGGCGCCGGCAGCCCGGATGCGAACCCGCTGGGCGCACTGGCCTGCCCCTGCGGGTGCGACGAGCCGGCCGGCACGTAGCCGGTGAACTGGAACTCCGGCCGGTACGCCGGGCTGCCGTGCTCGTGGAGGTCGAGGCCTTGCAGCTCGCCCTGCTCCGACACCCGCAGCATCTTGATGGCGCGGACCCCGAACATGAGCGCCAGACCGCCAGCCAGCGTGCACGCGGTGATCACCACGCTGCCCAACACCTGGGCACCGAGCTGCTGGAGGCCGCCGCCGTAGAACAGCCCCTTGACGACCGTCGACGTGTCGGCGCCGTTCGGCGTGGGCACGCCGTACTGGCCAGAGGCGAACAACCCGAGGCTCAACGTGCCCCAGATCCCTGCCCCGCCGTGGACGGCGACCGCACCGATGGGATCGTCGATCCGCAGCCACTCGATGAAGTCGATGCCCCAGATGCACACCAGCGCCGCGATGGCTCCGATGAGGACCGCGCCGGTCGGCGACACCCAGTAGCACGGGCAGGTGATCGCCACGAGCCCGGCAAGGAAGCCGTTGGTGGTGATCCCGAGGTCCCAGAACTTCACTCGCTTGTACATCCACGCCATGGCGACCAGCGCACCGGAGCAGGCGGCCAGCGTGGTGTTGGCGGCGACTCGCCCGATGCCGGCGCTGTCGAGCGCCGACAAGGTCGACCCGGGGTTGAAGCCGTACCAGCCGAACCACAAGATCACGCCGCCGAGCGCCGCGATGGTGAGATCGTGGCCCGGCATGAGGCCACCGCCGTCCCGCTTGAACACGCGGCCCAGGCGAGGACCGAGGGCGATCGCTCCGGTGAGGGCCAGCACGCCGCCGATGGTGTGGACCACCGTCGAGCCCGCGAAGTCGTGGAAGACGACCCCGCCTTTGAACCAGCCGTGGAACCAACCCATGGTGCTGCCGAGCCAGCCGCCGGGTCCCCAGATCCAGTGACCGAGGATCGGGTAGATGAAACCGCTCACCCCGACGCTGTAGAGGAGATCACCCTTGAAGTCCGTGCGGCCGACCATGGCACCCGATGTGATGGTCGAGCACGTGTCGGCGAACGCGAACTGGAACAGGAAGAACGCCAGGAACGCCACACCGGTCGAGCCGTACGTGGCGGTGGCGCCCGCGCCGTTCAAGAAGAAGTTCGTGTGCCCGATGAGCCCGTTGCCGGTACCGAACATGAAGGCGAACCCGAACGCCCAGAACAGCAACCCGCACAACGCCGTGTCCGCGACGCACTCGAGGAGGATGTTCACCGTCTCCCGGGTGCGGGCGAAGCCGGCCTCCAACATCATGAAGCCGGCCTGCATGAAGAACACCAGGAACGCCGCGACGAGCGTCCACGCCGTGTTCGTCGCGTTGACCACGTCGGTCACGTTCGGGGCGGCCGCCTGGCCCTTCACGAGGGGCATCGCGCTCGCGACGCCCGAGGCGAGCCAGGTCAGCAGAGCGATCGCGCCGAAGAGCGCGACGATGCCGAGCATCTTGGCGCCCAAGTAGACGCCGAAGAACTTCCGGCGCTCGGGGTCCCGCACGGCTGCGCGGACGCGGTCGCGCCAACTCAGGCCGACCGAGGGTGAGATGCCGCCCGCGGACACGCCGGCGAACGATGCTTGCAACATTGGACCTACCTCCTCGGCGGCAAGGTAGGAAACGCGTGTTGCTCGATCGTCTCGTCGACGTGTCGACCCGGTGAAGAGGACCTGACACCAACCTGGCGACGACGTGTCAGGTTGGTGTCAGGCGCTCGGATGGTTCCTGACGCGGCCGCCCCCGGACGGGCCGGGCGCGGCCGCGTCCGGCCGATCAGTACCGGTAGTGGTCCGGCTTGTACGGCCCGTCGACCGGCACGCCGATGTAGTCGGCTTGGGACTTCGACAGCTCCGTGAGCTTCACACCGAGGGACGAGAGGTGCAGCCGGGCCACCATCTCGTCGAGGTGCTTGGGCAGCACGTACACACCGATCGGGTACTGCTCGTTGTGGGTGTGCAGCTCGATCTGCGCGAGGACCTGGTTCGTGAAGCTGCAGCTCATCACGAAACTCGGGTGGCCGGTCGCGCAGCCGAGGTTCAACAGCCGCCCTTCGGCCAACACGATCACCGAGTGGCCGTCGGGGAACACGAACTCGTGCACCTGCGGCTTGATCTCGACCTTCTGCACGTCGCTCATGCGAGCGAGGCCGGCCATGTCGATCTCGTTGTCGAAGTGGCCGATGTTGCCGACGATGGCCTGGTGCTTCATCCGGCTCATGTGCTCGGCGGAGATGATGTCCTTGTTGCCGGTGGCCGTGACGAAGATGTCGACCTTGCCGAGCGCGTCCTCGAGGGTGGTCACCTCGTAGCCGTCCATGGCGGCCTGCAGCGCGCAGATCGGGTCGACTTCGGTGATGAGCACGCGGGCACCTTGGCCGCGGAGCGACTCGGCGCAGCCCTTGCCCACGTCGCCGTACCCGCACACCAGGGCGACCTTGCCGCCGATCAGCACGTCGGTGGCCCGGTTGATGCCGTCGACCAGCGAGTGGCGGCAGCCGTACTTGTTGTCGAACTTCGACTTGGTGACCGAGTCGTTCACGTTGATGGCCGGGAACTGGAGCTCGCCGGTCTCCATCATCTGGTAGAG
This region of Acidimicrobiales bacterium genomic DNA includes:
- a CDS encoding ammonium transporter, translating into MLQASFAGVSAGGISPSVGLSWRDRVRAAVRDPERRKFFGVYLGAKMLGIVALFGAIALLTWLASGVASAMPLVKGQAAAPNVTDVVNATNTAWTLVAAFLVFFMQAGFMMLEAGFARTRETVNILLECVADTALCGLLFWAFGFAFMFGTGNGLIGHTNFFLNGAGATATYGSTGVAFLAFFLFQFAFADTCSTITSGAMVGRTDFKGDLLYSVGVSGFIYPILGHWIWGPGGWLGSTMGWFHGWFKGGVVFHDFAGSTVVHTIGGVLALTGAIALGPRLGRVFKRDGGGLMPGHDLTIAALGGVILWFGWYGFNPGSTLSALDSAGIGRVAANTTLAACSGALVAMAWMYKRVKFWDLGITTNGFLAGLVAITCPCYWVSPTGAVLIGAIAALVCIWGIDFIEWLRIDDPIGAVAVHGGAGIWGTLSLGLFASGQYGVPTPNGADTSTVVKGLFYGGGLQQLGAQVLGSVVITACTLAGGLALMFGVRAIKMLRVSEQGELQGLDLHEHGSPAYRPEFQFTGYVPAGSSHPQGQASAPSGFASGLPAPVEMVPVEVEGGETSRQAEPV
- the ahcY gene encoding adenosylhomocysteinase, producing the protein MPDTPDFKVADLSLAAFGRKEIELAEHEMPGLMALRAEHGDTKPLAGAKIMGSLHMTIQTAVLIETLTALGAEVRWVSCNIFSTQDHAAAAVAVGPDGTPDNPKGIPVFAWKGETLEDYWWCTEQALRWPGGDGPNLILDDGGDATMLVHKGREYEAAGAVPAPTDDDSDEWKVVLATLTRTLADDPKLWTGIAEKIRGVSEETTTGVHRLYQMMETGELQFPAINVNDSVTKSKFDNKYGCRHSLVDGINRATDVLIGGKVALVCGYGDVGKGCAESLRGQGARVLITEVDPICALQAAMDGYEVTTLEDALGKVDIFVTATGNKDIISAEHMSRMKHQAIVGNIGHFDNEIDMAGLARMSDVQKVEIKPQVHEFVFPDGHSVIVLAEGRLLNLGCATGHPSFVMSCSFTNQVLAQIELHTHNEQYPIGVYVLPKHLDEMVARLHLSSLGVKLTELSKSQADYIGVPVDGPYKPDHYRY
- a CDS encoding RuBisCO large subunit C-terminal-like domain-containing protein, whose amino-acid sequence is MIRATYLLDPVESAASLAESASVGVPWGSASARAQVADVEPGAGTRGRVTFEFPVEFWGDDLTLLLATVVAGEIMDRADVRECRLVDLDLPDGLLPGPAFDAPDRVMVGAVLEPASGSSPRELGSVAADLVRGGVDVIVDPVALADPPWCPIEDRVAAVGAATPDDVTYFANVTGHAGTVMHRASVAVDMGAGGLIVHAGVQGLDTVRLLREADLGVPVFAPRTGFAPWLRSERFGLAPDTLARLLRLAGADVISCGAIDGSRWGGADDVVAQVAACRRPVHRRSSAQAGAGPDRRPPDPPDVSNDGPKDLPAAVAVLDGGLDPVAARAQVERLGGSGLLVLLDHEAYVHPGGIEAAVRDTVAALEAPSADPASGAERSRPPLP
- a CDS encoding phosphoribosyltransferase family protein, with the translated sequence MLLGSVCPICGRRGAAPCRSCLARLVPCGALTPPCGVARAAALLRYQGAGRELVARLKYHNARGALDWLARGMAGLIDADPPPAVICWVPTTTERRRARGFDQAELLARAVARQRGASAMPLLVRRRGPAQTGRDARHRAEGPALACRAWESVPAGARVLVVDDVITTGASISAAARVLRSAGAAEVSALAAAHTPPRADLPSPDLPSA
- a CDS encoding SDR family NAD(P)-dependent oxidoreductase; this encodes MEELNGKTVVITGAASGIGRSMAAAFAREGARLVLGDIEPGPLHEVVASHRGGGTEAVGVVTDVAKWDDVVALRDAALDAFGAVHVICNNAGVGGGGQLWEIELDDWHWVVGVDLWGVIHGVKAFVPLLVEQGEGHVVNTASVAGLTSPPFMGPYNVSKHGVVTLTETLSAELAMVAPGVGASVVCPGWVKTRIDESSRNRPGGPAAPGDPDAEVENATRDAIAGFIANGISPDLVASAAVDAVRTGRFYVLTHPDMNQGIADRVERIVSGRPPASAMELFGAG